The following are encoded in a window of Cervus canadensis isolate Bull #8, Minnesota chromosome 11, ASM1932006v1, whole genome shotgun sequence genomic DNA:
- the LOC122450205 gene encoding olfactory receptor 56A3-like, which produces MTAHQNGSISTELSDFLLNCFVRSPSWQHWLSLPLSFLLLLALAANITLLITIWLESSLHEPMYYLLSLLSSLDTVICLTVTPKVLAIFWFDLRSISFFACFLQMFIMNSFFAMESCTFMVMAYDRYVAICHPLRYPSIVTNQFIAKAAIFILARSVFLTLPIPILSGRLHYCGRNVIENCICANMSVSSLSCSDITINRLYQFAGGWTLLGSDLFLIFLSYTFILRAVLRLKAQGAAAKALSTCGSHFILILFFSTVLLVFVFTLVVEKKMSSDVPVLLNILHHVIPPALNPIVYGVRTQEIKQGIQRLLKKGW; this is translated from the coding sequence ATGACAGCACACCAAAACGGCAGCATCTCCACTGAGCTTTCAGACTTCCTTCTGAACTGTTTTGTCAGGTCCCCCAGCTGGCAGCACTGGCTGTCCCTGCCCCTTAGCTTCCTCTTGCTCCTGGCCCTTGCGGCCAACATCACCCTCCTGATCACCATCTGGCTGGAGTCGTCTCTGCACGAGCCCATGTACTACCTGCTCAGCCTGCTCTCCTCACTGGACACAGTGATCTGTCTCACTGTCACCCCCAAGGTCCTGGCCATCTTTTGGTTTGACCTCAGGTCCATCAGCTTCTTTGCCTGCTTCCTGCAGATGTTCATCATGAATAGTTTCTTTGCCATGGAGTCCTGCACGTTCATggtcatggcctatgaccgctatgtggccatctgccatCCATTGAGGTACCCATCCATCGTCACTAACCAATTTATAGCCAAGGCAGCCATTTTCATTTTGGCCAGAAGTGTCTTTTTGACACTGCCCATCCCCATTCTCTCAGGACGTCTGCATTATTGTGGGAGAAACGTCATTGAGAACTGCATCTGTGCCAATATGTCAGTCTCCAGCCTCTCCTGTAGTGATATTACCATCAATCGTCTCTACCAATTTGCTGGAGGCTGGACTCTGCTGGGATCTGAcctcttcctcatcttcctctcctACACCTTCATACTGAGGGCTGTGCTGAGACTCAAGGCACAGGGAGCTGCGGCCAAGGCCCTAAGCACATGTGGCTCCCACTTCATCCTGATCCTCTTCTTCAGCACTGTCCTTCTGGTTTTTGTCTTCACACTTGtggtagaaaagaaaatgtcctcTGACGTGCCCGTCTTGCTCAATATCCTCCACCACGTCATCCCTCCAGCCCTCAACCCCATTGTCTATGGGGTGCGAACTCAGGAGATCAAGCAAGGCATCCAGAGGCTACTGAAGAAAGGATGGTAG